The Pseudomonas sp. IAC-BECa141 genome contains the following window.
CTGGTGTCGATCGAGATGATCGAAGCGGTCGGCCACCGCTTCCTGCCGACTTACTTCAAACAGTGCGCACACCTGCTCAAGAGCAACGGCCTGATGCTGCTGCAAGCGATCACTATCCGCGAACAGCGCTACGAGCAGGCGCGCCGTAGCGTGGACTTCATCCAGCGTTACATTTTTCCCGGCGGCGCCCTGCCCTGCGTGCAGAAAATGCTCGAGATCGTCAGCCGCGACACCGACATGAATCTGTTGCACATGGAAGATTTCGGCCTGCACTACGCCCGCACCCTGCGTCTGTGGCACGAGAATTTTCGGCAGGCTCACGGGCGTCTGACCGAGCTGGGCTATGACGATTACTTCCTCAGGCTGTGGGAGTTCTACCTGTGTTATTGCGAGGGCGGATTCCTCGAACGCACCATCGGCACCGCGCAACTGGTGCTGGCCAAACCGGCGGCCATGACCGCGCCTTTGCTGGGCCGGTTCGATGCTTGAGCGGTTGGCCAACGCAGCCCTGTTCCAGATCGGCTGGCTGGCCTGCGTGCTCGGCGGTAACAGTTTGTGGTTGCTACTGGCGCTGATGGTACTGGTGGTTCATCTGCGCTGGATCAGCAGTTGGGCGGATGAAGGCCGGTTGATCCTCAGCGTGGTGATTATCGGCACGGCGGTGGACAGCGCGCTGCGCGGCCTCGGGGTTTTCGAGTTCAAGGATATGTCGCCACTGATTCCGCTGTGGCTGATGTTGCTGTGGGCGTTGTTTGCCACGACGTTGCGTCATTGCCTGCAATGGAGCGCACGGCCGTGGTGGCTGGCCAGTCTGCTTGGCGCGGCAGGGGGCGCGCTGTCCTATGGCGCCGGCGGACGACTGGCCGGCGTGCAATTTCCTTTCGGTGAACTCCCCAGCCTGATTGGCATCGCGCTGCTGTGGGCGTTGCTGTTTCCGCTGCTGCACCAATTGTCCCGGCGGCTGGCGCGCTGAACGCCTGTCAGGCCTTTCACACGGTCGCCGGTCACTGCCGTACACTGGCGCCATGAAAACCATTCCCCATCGGCAAATCGCCGAGCCCGAGGTCACCTGCTCGACCTGCGCAGCCTGCTGTTGTCAGCTCGAAGTGATGCTGATCACCGACACCGGCGTACCCGAGCGTTTTATCGATACCGACGATTGGGGTGGTGAAGTGATGCTGCGTCTGGACGACGGTTGGTGCGCGGCGCTGGATCGCGACACGATGATGTGTACGATCTACGAGAAGCGCCCGCTGATCTGCCGCGAGTTTGAAATGGGCGCGCCGGAATGCATCGATGAGCGCCAGGGTATTGCCACGGCGTATCGCTGATTACAAAAAAAAGGAGCGCTGAGCGCTCCTTTTTTCCTGGGCTTAACTTTCGAGGTTTACAGCGGCATCGTGTAATGCAGTGCGTAGCTTTCAACCCCGTCGTTGTCGCTGCTCAGACCGGCGTTGGAATAGTGCGTCGCACGGATCCCCACCTCATGCCCGCCATTGAAGCGCAGGCCGAAACCGATACGGTCCTCGAACTGGAAGGAACCGCCGAGCTTGTTGTCTTCGTACTCGGTGTTGGAAAACAGCGCCACGCCGATCCCCGCCTCGACATACGGCTTGACCGATTGACCGGCGAACTCGTACACAAATACCGGCGAGAACGAAAGGCTGTTG
Protein-coding sequences here:
- a CDS encoding DUF2878 domain-containing protein; translation: MLERLANAALFQIGWLACVLGGNSLWLLLALMVLVVHLRWISSWADEGRLILSVVIIGTAVDSALRGLGVFEFKDMSPLIPLWLMLLWALFATTLRHCLQWSARPWWLASLLGAAGGALSYGAGGRLAGVQFPFGELPSLIGIALLWALLFPLLHQLSRRLAR
- a CDS encoding YkgJ family cysteine cluster protein is translated as MKTIPHRQIAEPEVTCSTCAACCCQLEVMLITDTGVPERFIDTDDWGGEVMLRLDDGWCAALDRDTMMCTIYEKRPLICREFEMGAPECIDERQGIATAYR
- a CDS encoding acyloxyacyl hydrolase, with translation MKRLFCLAAIAAALMGQSFTAQAAGVEFAVGGTSDSTMTYRLGMNFDWDKSWLQSDVGRLTGYWSGAYTYWEGDKTSSNNSLSFSPVFVYEFAGQSVKPYVEAGIGVALFSNTEYEDNKLGGSFQFEDRIGFGLRFNGGHEVGIRATHYSNAGLSSDNDGVESYALHYTMPL